A genomic region of Xanthomonas campestris pv. phormiicola contains the following coding sequences:
- the msrQ gene encoding protein-methionine-sulfoxide reductase heme-binding subunit MsrQ, with the protein MAVKSGSSGLIAAKGMVHVLALAPLAYLGWQFWQVWQAGSDALGADPVAAIEHRTGLWALRLLLLTLAITPLRQLSGQSVLLRFRRMLGLYAFFYACVHLGVYLGLDLRGYWAQIFEEIVKRPYITVGFLAWLLLIPLAITSTQGWMRRLKRTWGKLHKAIYAIGVLAVLHFWWLVKSDIREPLLYAAILALLLGWRGWRALSARRTTVAR; encoded by the coding sequence ATGGCCGTGAAGTCCGGTTCCTCTGGCTTGATCGCAGCCAAGGGCATGGTCCATGTGCTGGCGCTGGCGCCGTTGGCTTACCTGGGTTGGCAGTTCTGGCAGGTATGGCAGGCCGGCAGCGACGCGCTCGGCGCCGATCCGGTCGCCGCGATCGAGCATCGCACCGGGCTGTGGGCGTTGCGCCTGCTGTTGCTGACCCTGGCGATCACGCCGCTGCGGCAGCTGAGCGGGCAATCGGTGCTGCTGCGTTTCCGGCGCATGCTCGGGCTGTACGCGTTCTTCTACGCCTGCGTGCACCTGGGCGTGTACCTGGGCCTGGACCTGCGCGGCTACTGGGCGCAGATCTTCGAGGAGATCGTCAAGCGCCCCTACATCACCGTGGGTTTCCTGGCCTGGCTGCTGCTGATCCCGCTGGCGATCACCTCCACCCAGGGCTGGATGCGCCGGCTCAAGCGCACCTGGGGCAAGCTGCACAAGGCGATCTACGCGATCGGCGTGCTGGCGGTGCTGCATTTCTGGTGGCTGGTGAAATCGGACATCCGCGAACCGCTGCTGTACGCGGCGATCCTGGCGTTGCTGCTGGGCTGGCGCGGCTGGCGGGCGCTCAGCGCGCGCCGAACCACAGTAGCCCGCTGA
- the msrP gene encoding protein-methionine-sulfoxide reductase catalytic subunit MsrP — protein sequence MSLRDALNIPSREITDEAVYRDRRRLLQALALAPALGLVGCAEAEPPAPPKTVVTPEQARSGFRTSEELTCYEDVTSYNNFYEFGTDKTDPSKAAKTLRTTPWSVKVSGECDKPGTLALDDLLKGSSPEERIYRLRCVEGWSMVIPWLGVPLAAVLKRFAPTSKAKYVAFTTLADPQQMPGIRYRSIDWPYKEGLRIDEAMNPLTLLATGLYGKPLPQQNGAPLRLVVPWKYGFKSIKSIVEIRFVERMPETAWHELQASEYGFFSNVNPAVDHPRWSQKTERRIAGKASKLFAERIPTRPFNGYAEQVAGMYAGMDLKKWY from the coding sequence ATGTCATTGCGCGATGCACTCAACATCCCCAGCCGCGAGATCACCGACGAGGCGGTCTACCGCGATCGGCGGCGCCTGCTGCAGGCCCTGGCGCTGGCACCGGCGCTGGGCCTGGTCGGCTGCGCCGAGGCCGAGCCGCCGGCCCCGCCGAAGACCGTGGTGACGCCGGAACAGGCGCGCAGCGGCTTTCGCACCAGCGAAGAGCTGACCTGCTACGAGGACGTGACCAGCTACAACAACTTCTACGAATTCGGCACCGACAAGACCGACCCGTCGAAGGCGGCCAAGACCCTGCGCACCACGCCTTGGTCGGTGAAGGTGTCCGGCGAATGCGACAAGCCCGGCACGCTGGCGCTGGACGACCTGCTCAAGGGCAGCAGCCCCGAAGAGCGCATCTACCGGCTGCGCTGCGTGGAGGGCTGGTCGATGGTGATCCCGTGGCTGGGCGTGCCGCTGGCCGCGGTGCTCAAGCGCTTCGCCCCGACCTCCAAGGCCAAGTACGTCGCCTTCACCACGCTGGCCGATCCGCAGCAGATGCCCGGCATCCGCTACCGCTCGATCGACTGGCCGTACAAGGAAGGCCTGCGTATCGACGAGGCGATGAACCCGCTGACCCTGCTCGCCACCGGCCTGTACGGCAAGCCGCTGCCGCAGCAGAACGGCGCGCCGCTGCGGCTGGTGGTACCGTGGAAATACGGCTTCAAGAGCATCAAGTCGATCGTCGAGATCCGCTTCGTCGAGCGCATGCCGGAGACCGCCTGGCACGAGCTGCAGGCCTCCGAGTACGGGTTCTTCTCCAACGTCAATCCGGCGGTGGACCATCCGCGCTGGAGCCAGAAGACCGAACGCCGCATCGCCGGCAAGGCCAGCAAACTGTTCGCCGAACGCATCCCGACCCGCCCGTTCAACGGCTATGCCGAGCAGGTCGCGGGGATGTATGCCGGGATGGATTTAAAGAAATGGTATTGA